Proteins from one Coffea arabica cultivar ET-39 chromosome 8c, Coffea Arabica ET-39 HiFi, whole genome shotgun sequence genomic window:
- the LOC113705279 gene encoding D-amino-acid transaminase, chloroplastic-like isoform X1: MATFSSLTRPISESSLIALKLGDQSPNSLGFPKHFVFSRHGFCSFPPGLVHIQLKPSLAIKNSYQTESSTESTVLSSEVPILSCSEAIERLRTSRETYKSKEQYLAMYSSVFGGITTDPSAMVIPMDDHMVHRGHGVFDTAAIMDGYLYELDQHLDRFIRSATTAKIKLPFDRDSIRRILIQTVSASKCRKGSLRYWLSAGPGDFQLSSSGCHQSALYAIVIQNQSPPDYSGIRVVTSSIPIKPPQFAVMKSVNYLPNALSKMEAEENGAYAAIWLDFDGFIAEGPNMNVAFVTKEKELLMPEFDKILSGCTARRALVLAESLVREGILQNIRVDKVTVEEGKNAVEMMLIGSGVLIRSVVQWDEQVIGDGKEGPVSKALLKLILEDMKLGPASVRVPVPY, from the exons ATGGCTACTTTCTCATCTCTGACCAGACCCATCTCAGAATCTTCACTAATTGCTTTAAAGTTGGGTGATCAATCCCCAAATTCACTTGGTTTTCCGAAACATTTCGTATTTTCAAGACATGGGTTCTGCTCCTTTCCACCTGGGCTTGTTCATATTCAGCTAAAGCCATCTCTTGCTATCAAGAATTCGTATCAGACCGAGTCTTCCACCG AATCTACCGTATTATCATCTGAAGTACCAATTCTTTCTTGCTCAGAG GCAATTGAGAGGTTAAGGACAAGCCGAGAAACTTATAAAAGCAAAGAGCAGTATTTAGCTATGTACTCTAGTGTTTTTGGTGGAATAACAACAGATCCATCTGCAATGGTAATCCCCATGGATGACCACATGGTCCACAGAGGGCATGGAGTTTTTGACACTGCTGCCATTATGGACGG ATATCTTTATGAATTGGACCAACACCTTGACCGTTTCATAAGGTCAGCTACCACGGCCAAGATTAAGCTACCATTTGACAGGGACAGCATTAGAAGAATACTCATACAAACTGTAAGTGCTTCCAAGTGCAGAAAAGGCTCACTAAGATACTGGCTTTCAGCAGGACCTGGTGATTTTCAGTTATCTTCATCAGGCTGTCATCAGTCTGCTCTTTATGCTATAGTAATTCAAAACCAGTCGCCTCCTGATTATAGTGGTATCAGAGTAGTTACTTCATCAATTCCAATTAAACCTCCTCAGTTTGCTGTCATGAAGAGTGTGAATTATCTTCCTAATGCGCTTTCAAAAATGGAAGCTGAGGAAAATGGTGCATATGCAGCAATATGGCTGGATTTTGATGGCTTTATAGCTGAAGGTCCTAACATGAATGTGGCCTTtgtaacaaaagaaaaggaactcCTGATGCCTGAATTTGACAAAATTCTCAGTGGCTGCACAGCTAGAAGGGCTCTGGTGCTTGCGGAAAGTCTTGTAAGGGAGGGAATACTCCAGAACATACGGGTAGATAAAGTAACTGTGGAGGAAGGGAAGAATGCAGTTGAAATGATGCTGATAGGCAGTGGAGTTCTCATCCGTTCTGTGGTGCAATGGGATGAACAGGTCATTGGTGATG GCAAAGAAGGTCCAGTATCTAAGGCTCTACTGAAACTTATCCTGGAGGACATGAAATTGGGGCCTGCTTCCGTACGAGTCCCTGTCCCTTACTAA
- the LOC113705279 gene encoding D-amino-acid transaminase, chloroplastic-like isoform X2 codes for MYSSVFGGITTDPSAMVIPMDDHMVHRGHGVFDTAAIMDGYLYELDQHLDRFIRSATTAKIKLPFDRDSIRRILIQTVSASKCRKGSLRYWLSAGPGDFQLSSSGCHQSALYAIVIQNQSPPDYSGIRVVTSSIPIKPPQFAVMKSVNYLPNALSKMEAEENGAYAAIWLDFDGFIAEGPNMNVAFVTKEKELLMPEFDKILSGCTARRALVLAESLVREGILQNIRVDKVTVEEGKNAVEMMLIGSGVLIRSVVQWDEQVIGDGKEGPVSKALLKLILEDMKLGPASVRVPVPY; via the exons ATGTACTCTAGTGTTTTTGGTGGAATAACAACAGATCCATCTGCAATGGTAATCCCCATGGATGACCACATGGTCCACAGAGGGCATGGAGTTTTTGACACTGCTGCCATTATGGACGG ATATCTTTATGAATTGGACCAACACCTTGACCGTTTCATAAGGTCAGCTACCACGGCCAAGATTAAGCTACCATTTGACAGGGACAGCATTAGAAGAATACTCATACAAACTGTAAGTGCTTCCAAGTGCAGAAAAGGCTCACTAAGATACTGGCTTTCAGCAGGACCTGGTGATTTTCAGTTATCTTCATCAGGCTGTCATCAGTCTGCTCTTTATGCTATAGTAATTCAAAACCAGTCGCCTCCTGATTATAGTGGTATCAGAGTAGTTACTTCATCAATTCCAATTAAACCTCCTCAGTTTGCTGTCATGAAGAGTGTGAATTATCTTCCTAATGCGCTTTCAAAAATGGAAGCTGAGGAAAATGGTGCATATGCAGCAATATGGCTGGATTTTGATGGCTTTATAGCTGAAGGTCCTAACATGAATGTGGCCTTtgtaacaaaagaaaaggaactcCTGATGCCTGAATTTGACAAAATTCTCAGTGGCTGCACAGCTAGAAGGGCTCTGGTGCTTGCGGAAAGTCTTGTAAGGGAGGGAATACTCCAGAACATACGGGTAGATAAAGTAACTGTGGAGGAAGGGAAGAATGCAGTTGAAATGATGCTGATAGGCAGTGGAGTTCTCATCCGTTCTGTGGTGCAATGGGATGAACAGGTCATTGGTGATG GCAAAGAAGGTCCAGTATCTAAGGCTCTACTGAAACTTATCCTGGAGGACATGAAATTGGGGCCTGCTTCCGTACGAGTCCCTGTCCCTTACTAA
- the LOC113706832 gene encoding TOM1-like protein 9 isoform X2: protein MVNAMVDRATSDMLIGPDWAMNIEICDMCNHDPAQAKDVVKGIKKRLGSKNPKVQLLALTPDFHVKEKILILIDTWQEAFGGPRARYPQYFAAYQELLRIGAVFPQRSERSAPVFTPLQSQPLSSYPQNLRNPESRQEAESSAEAEFPTLSLSEIQNARGIMDVLAEMLNALDPANKEGLRQEVIVDLVEQCRTYKQRVVHLVNSTSDESLLCQGLSLNDDLQRVLAKHEAISSGSSVQTEKPKPEPVKSLVDVDSPLIDTGDSKRTDQGSSSNASLGTQLLLPAPPTANGPSTTPTKASPKMDLLSGDDFSSPTAENSMAIVPVTFGEPQPVTPVSQQNALALVDMFSQGSNAQPMGSVGQTYPTPPQVQQQQNFPTPQSPIYPNGSAPGTMFPQYEQSLYAQGSNSAWNGAVAQQQQPSLPAYGAQTGGSFPPPPWEAQPSDSNQLPGSHSSQQITQVVATQSQPLPGGTFPSQPIPNDQYVGMYIQPISGAQPAAINHQAIQSNQYVGMQQPMQGGLSMGMYPQPMQSGQMAYMYPQQMYGSQMGGYGYGYGQQQSAQYLDQRMSGLSVRDDSVLGNSPYPGSTPSYVHVPSGKPSKPEDKLFGDLVDMSKFKSPKAASGRAGSM, encoded by the exons ATGGTGAATGCGATGGTGGACAGAGCGACGAGCGACATGCTCATCGGGCCGGATTGGGCTATGAATATCGAGATCTGCGATATGTGCAATCACGATCCTGC GCAAGCAAAGGATGTTGTAAAAGGCATTAAAAAACGGCTTGGTAGTAAGAATCCAAAAGTCCAGCTTCTTGCCTTAACA CCCGACTTCCATGTCAAAGAGAAGATATTGATTCTCATAGATACTTGGCAAGAAGCATTTGGAGGACCAAGGGCAAGATACCCACAGTACTTTGCTGCATACCAGGAATTATTG CGAATTGGAGCAGTTTTTCCTCAGAGATCTGAGAGGTCGGCACCTGTATTCACTCCCCTTCAATCACAGCCTCTGTCCTCTTATCCCCAAAATCTTCGCAACCCAGAATCTAGACAGGAAGCCGAGTCATCAGCAGAGGCTGAATTTCCTACCTTAAG TCTGTCAGAAATTCAAAATGCACGTGGAATTATGGATGTCCTGGCAGAAATGCTAAATGCTTTGGATCCAGCAAATAAAGAG GGACTGAGGCAGGAGGTTATTGTTGACTTGGTGGAACAATGCCGGACATACAAGCAAAGAGTGGTACACCTTGTTAACTCGACTTC AGATGAATCATTGTTATGCCAAGGACTATCACTGAATGATGATTTGCAACGTGTTTTGGCTAAGCATGAAGCAATTTCTTCAGGATCATCAGTTCAAACAGAGAAACCAAAGCCAGAACCTGTTAAATCCCTTGTGGATGTTGATTCTCCACTTATTGATACTGGAGATAGTAAACGTACTGACCAAGG ATCTTCTTCTAATGCCAGTTTAGGGACACAGTTACTCCTTCCTGCCCCACCGACAGCTAATGGTCCATCAACAACTCCAACCAAGGCTAGCCCAAAAATGGATCTTTTGAGTGGAGATGATTTTAGCTCACCTACTGCTGAGAATTCGATGGCAATAGTTCCTGTAACCTTTGGGGAACCGCAGCCAGTGACTCCCGTTTCTCAGCAGAATGCCCTAGCACTTGTTGACATGTTTTCACAAGGTAGCAACGCTCAACCAATGGGTTCTGTTGGACAAACATATCCTACACCCCCTCAAGTCCAGCAGCAGCAGAACTTTCCGACTCCTCAATCGCCAATATACCCAAATGGAAGTGCCCCTGGCACAATGTTCCCTCAATATGAACAGTCTCTCTACGCGCAAGGGTCTAACTCTGCCTGGAATGGGGCAGTTGCTCAGCAACAGCAGCCATCTTTACCAGCTTATG GTGCTCAAACTGGTGGTTCATTTCCTCCTCCTCCATGGGAGGCTCAGCCCTCAGATAGCAACCAATTGCCAGGCAGTCACAGCTCTCAACAAATTACACAGGTGGTTGCAACGCAGTCTCAGCCATTGCCAGGTGGCACTTTTCCATCACAGCCTATTCCAAATGACCAGTATGTTGGTATGTATATTCAGCCTATCAGCGGTGCGCAGCCTGCCGCAATTAACCATCAGGCTATACAAAGCAATCAATATGTAGGCATGCAACAACCGATGCAAGGGGGGCTATCGATGGGCATGTATCCTCAACCGATGCAATCTGGCCAGATGGCTTATATGTATCCTCAGCAAATGTATGGCAGCCAAATGGGAGGTTATGGCTATGGCTATGGACAGCAACAAAGTGCTCAGTACCTTGACCAAAGAATGTCTGGTCTTTCTGTGAGGGATGACAGTGTCCTGGGCAACTCACCTTATCCTGGTTCCACTCCTTCCTACGTGCACGTGCCTTCAGGAAAGCCCTCAAAACCTGAAGACAAGTTATTTGGAGACCTTGTCGACATGTCCAAATTCAAATCTCCAAAAGCCGCTTCTGGCCGGGCTGGTAGCATGTGA
- the LOC113706832 gene encoding TOM1-like protein 9 isoform X1: MVNAMVDRATSDMLIGPDWAMNIEICDMCNHDPAQAKDVVKGIKKRLGSKNPKVQLLALTLLETIVKNCGDIVHMHVAEKDLLHEMVKIVKKKPDFHVKEKILILIDTWQEAFGGPRARYPQYFAAYQELLRIGAVFPQRSERSAPVFTPLQSQPLSSYPQNLRNPESRQEAESSAEAEFPTLSLSEIQNARGIMDVLAEMLNALDPANKEGLRQEVIVDLVEQCRTYKQRVVHLVNSTSDESLLCQGLSLNDDLQRVLAKHEAISSGSSVQTEKPKPEPVKSLVDVDSPLIDTGDSKRTDQGSSSNASLGTQLLLPAPPTANGPSTTPTKASPKMDLLSGDDFSSPTAENSMAIVPVTFGEPQPVTPVSQQNALALVDMFSQGSNAQPMGSVGQTYPTPPQVQQQQNFPTPQSPIYPNGSAPGTMFPQYEQSLYAQGSNSAWNGAVAQQQQPSLPAYGAQTGGSFPPPPWEAQPSDSNQLPGSHSSQQITQVVATQSQPLPGGTFPSQPIPNDQYVGMYIQPISGAQPAAINHQAIQSNQYVGMQQPMQGGLSMGMYPQPMQSGQMAYMYPQQMYGSQMGGYGYGYGQQQSAQYLDQRMSGLSVRDDSVLGNSPYPGSTPSYVHVPSGKPSKPEDKLFGDLVDMSKFKSPKAASGRAGSM; this comes from the exons ATGGTGAATGCGATGGTGGACAGAGCGACGAGCGACATGCTCATCGGGCCGGATTGGGCTATGAATATCGAGATCTGCGATATGTGCAATCACGATCCTGC GCAAGCAAAGGATGTTGTAAAAGGCATTAAAAAACGGCTTGGTAGTAAGAATCCAAAAGTCCAGCTTCTTGCCTTAACA CTTTTGGAGACAATTGTCAAGAATTGTGGTGATATTGTCCATATGCATGTTGCTGAGAAAGATTTGCTTCATGAGATGGTGAAAATTGTGAAAAAGAAG CCCGACTTCCATGTCAAAGAGAAGATATTGATTCTCATAGATACTTGGCAAGAAGCATTTGGAGGACCAAGGGCAAGATACCCACAGTACTTTGCTGCATACCAGGAATTATTG CGAATTGGAGCAGTTTTTCCTCAGAGATCTGAGAGGTCGGCACCTGTATTCACTCCCCTTCAATCACAGCCTCTGTCCTCTTATCCCCAAAATCTTCGCAACCCAGAATCTAGACAGGAAGCCGAGTCATCAGCAGAGGCTGAATTTCCTACCTTAAG TCTGTCAGAAATTCAAAATGCACGTGGAATTATGGATGTCCTGGCAGAAATGCTAAATGCTTTGGATCCAGCAAATAAAGAG GGACTGAGGCAGGAGGTTATTGTTGACTTGGTGGAACAATGCCGGACATACAAGCAAAGAGTGGTACACCTTGTTAACTCGACTTC AGATGAATCATTGTTATGCCAAGGACTATCACTGAATGATGATTTGCAACGTGTTTTGGCTAAGCATGAAGCAATTTCTTCAGGATCATCAGTTCAAACAGAGAAACCAAAGCCAGAACCTGTTAAATCCCTTGTGGATGTTGATTCTCCACTTATTGATACTGGAGATAGTAAACGTACTGACCAAGG ATCTTCTTCTAATGCCAGTTTAGGGACACAGTTACTCCTTCCTGCCCCACCGACAGCTAATGGTCCATCAACAACTCCAACCAAGGCTAGCCCAAAAATGGATCTTTTGAGTGGAGATGATTTTAGCTCACCTACTGCTGAGAATTCGATGGCAATAGTTCCTGTAACCTTTGGGGAACCGCAGCCAGTGACTCCCGTTTCTCAGCAGAATGCCCTAGCACTTGTTGACATGTTTTCACAAGGTAGCAACGCTCAACCAATGGGTTCTGTTGGACAAACATATCCTACACCCCCTCAAGTCCAGCAGCAGCAGAACTTTCCGACTCCTCAATCGCCAATATACCCAAATGGAAGTGCCCCTGGCACAATGTTCCCTCAATATGAACAGTCTCTCTACGCGCAAGGGTCTAACTCTGCCTGGAATGGGGCAGTTGCTCAGCAACAGCAGCCATCTTTACCAGCTTATG GTGCTCAAACTGGTGGTTCATTTCCTCCTCCTCCATGGGAGGCTCAGCCCTCAGATAGCAACCAATTGCCAGGCAGTCACAGCTCTCAACAAATTACACAGGTGGTTGCAACGCAGTCTCAGCCATTGCCAGGTGGCACTTTTCCATCACAGCCTATTCCAAATGACCAGTATGTTGGTATGTATATTCAGCCTATCAGCGGTGCGCAGCCTGCCGCAATTAACCATCAGGCTATACAAAGCAATCAATATGTAGGCATGCAACAACCGATGCAAGGGGGGCTATCGATGGGCATGTATCCTCAACCGATGCAATCTGGCCAGATGGCTTATATGTATCCTCAGCAAATGTATGGCAGCCAAATGGGAGGTTATGGCTATGGCTATGGACAGCAACAAAGTGCTCAGTACCTTGACCAAAGAATGTCTGGTCTTTCTGTGAGGGATGACAGTGTCCTGGGCAACTCACCTTATCCTGGTTCCACTCCTTCCTACGTGCACGTGCCTTCAGGAAAGCCCTCAAAACCTGAAGACAAGTTATTTGGAGACCTTGTCGACATGTCCAAATTCAAATCTCCAAAAGCCGCTTCTGGCCGGGCTGGTAGCATGTGA
- the LOC113706832 gene encoding TOM1-like protein 9 isoform X3 has product MHVAEKDLLHEMVKIVKKKPDFHVKEKILILIDTWQEAFGGPRARYPQYFAAYQELLRIGAVFPQRSERSAPVFTPLQSQPLSSYPQNLRNPESRQEAESSAEAEFPTLSLSEIQNARGIMDVLAEMLNALDPANKEGLRQEVIVDLVEQCRTYKQRVVHLVNSTSDESLLCQGLSLNDDLQRVLAKHEAISSGSSVQTEKPKPEPVKSLVDVDSPLIDTGDSKRTDQGSSSNASLGTQLLLPAPPTANGPSTTPTKASPKMDLLSGDDFSSPTAENSMAIVPVTFGEPQPVTPVSQQNALALVDMFSQGSNAQPMGSVGQTYPTPPQVQQQQNFPTPQSPIYPNGSAPGTMFPQYEQSLYAQGSNSAWNGAVAQQQQPSLPAYGAQTGGSFPPPPWEAQPSDSNQLPGSHSSQQITQVVATQSQPLPGGTFPSQPIPNDQYVGMYIQPISGAQPAAINHQAIQSNQYVGMQQPMQGGLSMGMYPQPMQSGQMAYMYPQQMYGSQMGGYGYGYGQQQSAQYLDQRMSGLSVRDDSVLGNSPYPGSTPSYVHVPSGKPSKPEDKLFGDLVDMSKFKSPKAASGRAGSM; this is encoded by the exons ATGCATGTTGCTGAGAAAGATTTGCTTCATGAGATGGTGAAAATTGTGAAAAAGAAG CCCGACTTCCATGTCAAAGAGAAGATATTGATTCTCATAGATACTTGGCAAGAAGCATTTGGAGGACCAAGGGCAAGATACCCACAGTACTTTGCTGCATACCAGGAATTATTG CGAATTGGAGCAGTTTTTCCTCAGAGATCTGAGAGGTCGGCACCTGTATTCACTCCCCTTCAATCACAGCCTCTGTCCTCTTATCCCCAAAATCTTCGCAACCCAGAATCTAGACAGGAAGCCGAGTCATCAGCAGAGGCTGAATTTCCTACCTTAAG TCTGTCAGAAATTCAAAATGCACGTGGAATTATGGATGTCCTGGCAGAAATGCTAAATGCTTTGGATCCAGCAAATAAAGAG GGACTGAGGCAGGAGGTTATTGTTGACTTGGTGGAACAATGCCGGACATACAAGCAAAGAGTGGTACACCTTGTTAACTCGACTTC AGATGAATCATTGTTATGCCAAGGACTATCACTGAATGATGATTTGCAACGTGTTTTGGCTAAGCATGAAGCAATTTCTTCAGGATCATCAGTTCAAACAGAGAAACCAAAGCCAGAACCTGTTAAATCCCTTGTGGATGTTGATTCTCCACTTATTGATACTGGAGATAGTAAACGTACTGACCAAGG ATCTTCTTCTAATGCCAGTTTAGGGACACAGTTACTCCTTCCTGCCCCACCGACAGCTAATGGTCCATCAACAACTCCAACCAAGGCTAGCCCAAAAATGGATCTTTTGAGTGGAGATGATTTTAGCTCACCTACTGCTGAGAATTCGATGGCAATAGTTCCTGTAACCTTTGGGGAACCGCAGCCAGTGACTCCCGTTTCTCAGCAGAATGCCCTAGCACTTGTTGACATGTTTTCACAAGGTAGCAACGCTCAACCAATGGGTTCTGTTGGACAAACATATCCTACACCCCCTCAAGTCCAGCAGCAGCAGAACTTTCCGACTCCTCAATCGCCAATATACCCAAATGGAAGTGCCCCTGGCACAATGTTCCCTCAATATGAACAGTCTCTCTACGCGCAAGGGTCTAACTCTGCCTGGAATGGGGCAGTTGCTCAGCAACAGCAGCCATCTTTACCAGCTTATG GTGCTCAAACTGGTGGTTCATTTCCTCCTCCTCCATGGGAGGCTCAGCCCTCAGATAGCAACCAATTGCCAGGCAGTCACAGCTCTCAACAAATTACACAGGTGGTTGCAACGCAGTCTCAGCCATTGCCAGGTGGCACTTTTCCATCACAGCCTATTCCAAATGACCAGTATGTTGGTATGTATATTCAGCCTATCAGCGGTGCGCAGCCTGCCGCAATTAACCATCAGGCTATACAAAGCAATCAATATGTAGGCATGCAACAACCGATGCAAGGGGGGCTATCGATGGGCATGTATCCTCAACCGATGCAATCTGGCCAGATGGCTTATATGTATCCTCAGCAAATGTATGGCAGCCAAATGGGAGGTTATGGCTATGGCTATGGACAGCAACAAAGTGCTCAGTACCTTGACCAAAGAATGTCTGGTCTTTCTGTGAGGGATGACAGTGTCCTGGGCAACTCACCTTATCCTGGTTCCACTCCTTCCTACGTGCACGTGCCTTCAGGAAAGCCCTCAAAACCTGAAGACAAGTTATTTGGAGACCTTGTCGACATGTCCAAATTCAAATCTCCAAAAGCCGCTTCTGGCCGGGCTGGTAGCATGTGA
- the LOC113707327 gene encoding protein PEROXIN-4 isoform X1, translating into MQASRARLFKEYKEVQREKSADPDIQLVCDDSNIFKWNALIKGPSETPFEGGVFQLAFSVPEQYPLQPPQVRFLTKIFHPNVHFKTGEICLDILKNAWSPAWTLQSVCRAIIALMAHPEPDSPLNCDSGNLLRSGDIRGYQSMARMYTRLAAMPKKG; encoded by the exons ATGCAG GCATCAAGAGCAAGGCTATTCAAGGAGTACAAAGAAGTGCAGAGAGAGAAATCAGCTGATCCAGATATCCAACTAGTTTGTGAtgattcaaatatatttaagtGGAATGCTCTTATTAAA GGTCCATCTGAGACTCCTTTTGAGGGAGGAGTTTTCCAGTTAGCATTTTCAGTGCCGGAGCAGTATCCTTTGCAGCCACCGCAAGTGAGGTTCTTGACCAAAATATTCCATCCTAATGTACATTTTAAG ACAGGGGAGATTTGCCTTGATATCTTGAAGAATGCATGGAGTCCTGCCTGGACACTACAATCTGTTTGTAGGGCTATAATTGCTCTTATGGCTCATCCTGAACCGGATAGCCCTCTAAACTGCGATTCAG GCAATCTCCTTCGTTCTGGAGATATCAGGGGATATCAGTCAATGGCGAGAATGTACACTAGGCTTGCAGCCATGCCCAAGAAGGGATGA
- the LOC113707327 gene encoding protein PEROXIN-4 isoform X2: MQASRARLFKEYKEVQREKSADPDIQLVCDDSNIFKWNALIKGPSETPFEGGVFQLAFSVPEQYPLQPPQVRFLTKIFHPNVHFKTGEICLDILKNAWSPAWTLQSVCRAIIALMAHPEPDSPLNCDSDPPY; the protein is encoded by the exons ATGCAG GCATCAAGAGCAAGGCTATTCAAGGAGTACAAAGAAGTGCAGAGAGAGAAATCAGCTGATCCAGATATCCAACTAGTTTGTGAtgattcaaatatatttaagtGGAATGCTCTTATTAAA GGTCCATCTGAGACTCCTTTTGAGGGAGGAGTTTTCCAGTTAGCATTTTCAGTGCCGGAGCAGTATCCTTTGCAGCCACCGCAAGTGAGGTTCTTGACCAAAATATTCCATCCTAATGTACATTTTAAG ACAGGGGAGATTTGCCTTGATATCTTGAAGAATGCATGGAGTCCTGCCTGGACACTACAATCTGTTTGTAGGGCTATAATTGCTCTTATGGCTCATCCTGAACCGGATAGCCCTCTAAACTGCGATTCAG ATCCGCCTTACTAG